A section of the Desulfomicrobium escambiense DSM 10707 genome encodes:
- the zwf gene encoding glucose-6-phosphate dehydrogenase: MTDQFSCPVQTQADPVSLVVFGATGDLAMRKIYPALASLCRNQLLSHDTRILAVGRTEMDTEQYRNLLGDRLAGAVPSSCLADLAPRVSYLRMDPEDPASARFLALALNELDGGAKDRLFYLAVPPSAYIPLATAIGEAGLARQDEDRRVRIVVEKPFGRDLPTARELDDVLHRYFRESQIFRIDHYMAKETVQNVLLLRFANALFEPVWNRRYIDHIRITAAEDLGIGHRAGFYDQAGVLRDMFQNHMMMLLALCAMEPPSLFDAELVRDERSKVFRSLRPLDLERLDEQLILGQYGPGMVDGKTVPGYLQEPGVRPDSTTPTFAWMKVYLDNWRWQGVPFHLCSGKRLAAKHTEISVQFKSVPVSMFRKTHGGAIPPNRLVIGIHPHEVVRLEVQTKGQGSRLCLQGQSMEFSYGAASDLGRLDDYAKVLLDCITGDQTLFWRQDAVELCWGFLTPVLDRCDCADDALPLHTYVAGGPGPREADRATP, translated from the coding sequence ATGACAGATCAGTTTTCCTGTCCCGTGCAGACCCAGGCCGACCCCGTCAGCCTGGTCGTCTTCGGCGCCACCGGGGATCTGGCCATGCGCAAGATCTACCCTGCTCTGGCCTCCCTGTGCCGCAACCAGCTCCTCAGCCACGACACGCGCATCCTGGCCGTGGGCCGCACGGAGATGGACACGGAACAGTACAGAAACCTGCTCGGCGACAGGCTGGCCGGAGCCGTCCCCTCCTCGTGCCTGGCGGATCTCGCCCCCAGGGTGAGCTACCTGCGCATGGACCCTGAGGACCCCGCCTCGGCCCGCTTCCTGGCCCTGGCCCTGAACGAGCTGGACGGCGGCGCCAAGGACCGCCTCTTCTACCTCGCCGTGCCGCCGTCGGCCTACATCCCCCTGGCCACGGCCATCGGCGAGGCCGGCCTGGCCCGACAGGACGAGGACCGGCGCGTGCGCATCGTCGTGGAAAAGCCCTTCGGCCGCGACCTGCCCACGGCCCGTGAGCTGGACGATGTCCTGCACCGCTATTTCCGGGAGAGCCAGATCTTCCGCATCGACCACTACATGGCCAAGGAAACGGTGCAGAACGTCCTGCTGCTGCGCTTCGCCAACGCCCTTTTCGAGCCCGTCTGGAACCGCCGCTACATCGACCACATCCGCATCACCGCGGCCGAGGACCTCGGCATCGGCCACCGCGCCGGGTTCTACGACCAGGCCGGGGTCCTGCGGGACATGTTCCAGAACCACATGATGATGCTCCTGGCCCTGTGCGCCATGGAGCCGCCGTCCCTGTTCGACGCCGAACTGGTCCGCGACGAGCGCTCCAAGGTCTTCCGCTCCCTGCGCCCCCTGGACCTGGAGCGCCTGGACGAGCAGCTGATCCTGGGCCAGTACGGGCCGGGCATGGTCGACGGCAAAACCGTGCCCGGCTACCTGCAGGAGCCCGGCGTGCGGCCGGACTCGACCACGCCGACGTTCGCCTGGATGAAGGTCTATCTGGACAACTGGCGCTGGCAGGGCGTGCCCTTCCACCTCTGTTCGGGCAAGCGCCTGGCGGCCAAGCACACCGAGATCTCGGTGCAGTTCAAGAGCGTGCCCGTGTCCATGTTCCGCAAGACCCACGGCGGCGCCATCCCGCCCAACAGACTGGTCATCGGCATCCACCCGCACGAGGTGGTCCGCCTGGAGGTCCAGACCAAAGGCCAGGGCTCGCGGCTGTGCCTGCAGGGCCAGTCCATGGAGTTTTCCTATGGCGCGGCCTCGGACCTCGGGCGCCTGGACGACTACGCCAAGGTGCTGCTGGACTGCATCACCGGCGACCAGACCCTCTTCTGGCGCCAGGACGCCGTGGAGCTGTGCTGGGGCTTTCTGACCCCGGTTCTCGACCGCTGCGACTGCGCGGATGACGCCTTGCCCCTGCACACCTACGTCGCCGGAGGGCCCGGACCAAGGGAGGCGGACCGCGCCACGCCCTAA
- a CDS encoding aminotransferase class IV — MAGFEGIKWAGSQARYTLHDKAFAMVPTADKVPAVSRSIHYGICLAFEGIRYFIGPAEDGSLHIQFLNLHKNLQRFRRSISFNLGTAQQAMVPTEEELEGLILHYLRSPELADFIRDMGETGGQGYLRPFTVDESQSIGVTFPERPSIRMVTCTYDRYLGEPFSGVVVPNLVRAVGANGTGNLKLGVNYLLSVKAVDEAKSILPEASSALFLDDRLDLPLRDRRITEWDSSCCLIALADGTVVKIPESPLILPSVTIQGICAILREDGVTVEERDITYGEFMARAEAGEIAAIASIGTAGILNRAQRLIMIDENNAPCCELRAQTGHPMYHALGRARQTYWDIYQDKAPVPAGMTLQSYLI, encoded by the coding sequence ATGGCCGGTTTCGAAGGCATCAAATGGGCCGGTTCCCAGGCACGCTACACGCTCCACGACAAGGCCTTCGCCATGGTGCCCACGGCCGACAAGGTCCCGGCGGTTTCCCGCTCCATCCACTACGGGATCTGTCTGGCTTTCGAGGGCATCCGCTACTTCATCGGCCCGGCCGAGGACGGCAGCCTGCACATCCAGTTCCTGAACCTGCACAAAAACCTGCAGCGCTTCCGCCGCTCCATCTCCTTCAATCTCGGCACGGCCCAGCAGGCCATGGTACCGACTGAAGAGGAGCTCGAAGGCCTGATCCTGCACTACCTGCGCAGCCCCGAACTGGCGGATTTCATCAGGGACATGGGCGAGACAGGCGGCCAGGGCTACCTGCGCCCCTTCACCGTGGACGAGTCCCAGTCCATTGGTGTGACCTTCCCCGAACGCCCGTCCATCCGCATGGTCACCTGCACCTACGACCGCTACCTGGGCGAGCCCTTCAGCGGCGTGGTCGTGCCCAACCTGGTGCGGGCCGTGGGCGCCAACGGTACGGGCAACCTGAAGCTCGGCGTGAACTACCTCCTGAGCGTCAAGGCCGTGGACGAGGCCAAAAGCATCCTGCCCGAGGCCAGTTCCGCCCTGTTCCTGGACGACCGACTGGACCTGCCCCTGCGCGACCGCCGCATCACGGAATGGGACTCGTCCTGCTGCCTCATCGCTCTGGCGGACGGCACGGTGGTGAAGATTCCCGAGAGCCCGCTCATCCTTCCTTCGGTGACCATCCAGGGCATCTGCGCCATCCTGCGCGAGGACGGCGTGACCGTGGAGGAGCGGGACATAACCTACGGCGAGTTCATGGCCCGGGCCGAGGCCGGGGAGATCGCGGCCATCGCCTCCATCGGCACGGCCGGCATCCTGAACCGGGCCCAGCGCCTGATCATGATCGACGAGAACAACGCGCCCTGCTGCGAGCTGCGCGCCCAGACCGGCCACCCCATGTACCACGCCCTGGGCAGGGCCAGGCAGACCTACTGGGACATCTACCAGGACAAGGCCCCGGTACCGGCGGGAATGACCCTGCAGAGCTACCTGATCTGA